From a region of the Helianthus annuus cultivar XRQ/B chromosome 5, HanXRQr2.0-SUNRISE, whole genome shotgun sequence genome:
- the LOC110940431 gene encoding calcineurin B-like protein 10, with protein MGAASSSSTSRSSSLTLAEKLCATLIPFAVLVEVLIHSLSSCFHDRPAKPLYTFDDVSRLARDSPFSVNEVEALRELFNKLSCSIIDDGLIHKEELQLALLHSACGENLFLNKVFDLFDEKQNGVIEFEEFVHVLSIFHPSGPIEQKIDFSFRLYDLRKTGYIEREEVQEMIVATLKETGMRLSDEVLEEIIDNTFADADADKDGRINQEEWRNFVIQRPHLLKNMTLTSLRDVTTAFPSFIFNTGVDDDSFRKKE; from the exons ATGGGAGCGGCGTCGAGCTCATCAACCTCG AGATCGAGCTCACTAACGTTAGCGGAAAAGCTATGTGCTACGTTGATTCCGTTTGCAGTTTTAGTTGAGGTTCTGATTCACAGCTTATCGTCATGTTTTCATGATCGTCCGGCGAAACCTCTTTATACCTTTGATGACGTCAGCCGTCTCGCTCGTGATTCGCCAT TTTCGGTTAATGAAGTTGAAGCGTTGCGTGAATTGTTTAATAAGTTGAGTTGTTCGATTATAGACGATGGACTTATACacaag GAGGAACTCCAACTAGCTTTGCTCCATTCAGCCTGTGGAGAGAATCTTTTCTTGAACAAG GTTTTTGATCTATTTGACGAGAAGCAAAATGGCGTTATTGAATTTGAGGAGTTTGTCCATGTATTGAGCATCTTCCATCCTAGTGGCCCAATAGAACAAAAAATTGATT TTTCTTTCAGATTATATGATTTGCGAAAAACTGGCTACATAGAACGGGAAGAA GTTCAAGAAATGATTGTTGCCACTTTAAAGGAAACCGGGATGCGTCTTTCAGATGAAGTTCTTGAAGAGATAATCGATAAT ACCTTTGCTGATGCGGATGCTGACAAGGATGGAAGAATCAATCAAGAAGAGTGGAGGAACTTTGTCATTCAGCGACCCCATCTCTTGAAGAACATGACTCTTACATCTCTTAG GGATGTGACCACGGCCTTCCCGAGTTTTATATTCAACACAGGAGTAGATGATGACTCCTTTCGAAAAAAGGAGTAG
- the LOC110940430 gene encoding transmembrane 9 superfamily member 7, which translates to MEWSFNQFITIFLIFFIFFISSSESFYLPGVAPRDFQRGDSLQVKVNKLSSTKTQLPYDYYYLNYCKPKHIQNSAENLGEVLRGDRIENSVYTFNMREELPCKVGCKVKLDAQSAKNFKEKIDDEYRVNMILDNLPVAVLRQRRDGSQSTTYEHGFRVGFKGNYAGSKEEKYFINNHLSFRVMYHKDVETDSARIVGFEVTPNSINHEYKEWDDKNPQLTTCNQNTKNIIQGSTVPQEVDTDKEVVFTFDVTFKESDIKWASRWDTYLLMNDDQIHWFSIINSLMIVLFLSGMVAMIMMRTLYRDIANYNQLDSQDEAQEETGWKLLHGDVFRAPTKSGLLSVYVGTGVQILGMTLVTMIFALLGFLSPSNRGGLMTAMVLLWVFMGLFAGYSSARLYKMFKGTEWKRNTLKTAFMFPGILFTIFFILNAIIWGEKSSGAVPFGTMFALVCLWFGISVPLVFVGSYLGFKKPVADDPVKTNKIPRQVPEQAWYMQPIFSILIGGILPFGAVFIELFFILTSIWLNQFYYIFGFLFIVFVILIITCAEITVVLCYFQLCSEDYHWWWRAYLTAGSSALYLFLYSIFYFFTKLEITKLVSGILYFGYMSIASYAFFVLTGTIGFYACLWFVRKIYSSVKID; encoded by the exons ATGGAGTGGAGCTTCAATCAATTCATCACCATCttcctcatcttcttcatcttcttcatctcatctTCTGAATCCTTCTATCTTCCTGGTGTTGCTCCTCGTGATTTTCAAAGA GGAGATTCTCTCCAAGTGAAAGTCAACAAGCTATCCTCTACAAAGACCCAGCTTCCCTATGACTATTATTACTTGAACTATTGTAAGCCCAAGCACATTCAGAACAGTGCTGAAAACTTGGGGGAGGTGCTACGAGGTGATCGCATAGAGAATTCAGTCTACACG TTTAATATGAGAGAGGAGCTCCCATGTAAAGTTGGTTGTAAAGTAAAGCTGGATGCGCAATCTGCAAAAAACTTCAAGGAAAAAATTGATGATGAGTACCGTGTTAACAT GATTTTGGATAACCTCCCAGTCGCTGTTCTTAGACAAAGGCGGGATGGTAGCCAGTCAACCACTTATGAACATGGTTTTCGTGTAGGGTTCAAAGGCAACTATGCTGGG AGCAAAGAGGAAAAGTATTTCATCAACAATCACTTGAGCTTCAGAGTCATGTATCATAAGGACGTTGAGACAGATTCTGCTAGAATTGTTGGGTTTGAAGTTACTCCAAACAG TATCAATCATGAGTACAAAGAATGGGATGACAAGAACCCTCAATTGACAACATGcaatcaaaataccaaaaatataaTTCAAGGAAGCACGGTACCCCAAGAAGTCGATACAGACAAGGAGGTGGTTTTTACTTTTGATGTTACTTTCAAG GAGAGTGATATCAAATGGGCATCACGTTGGGACACCTACCTTCTTATGAACGATGATCAAATCCACTGGTTTTCAATCATAAACTCCCTGATGATAGTCTTGTTTCTTTCGGGCATGGTAGCAATGATCATGATGAGAACACTTTACCGTGACATTGCAAATTATAACCAATTAGACTCGCAAGATGAAGCCCAAGAAGAAACCGGTTGGAAACTCCTTCACGGAGACGTTTTTCGGGCCCCTACAAAATCCGGGCTTCTTTCTGTTTACGTTGGAACCGGTGTCCAAATCCTAGGGATGACATTAGTTACCATGATCTTTGCATTACTAGGTTTCTTATCACCATCCAACCGAGGTGGACTCATGACGGCTATGGTTCTTTTATGGGTGTTTATGGGTTTATTCGCTGGTTATTCCTCAGCACGATTATACAAAATGTTCAAAGGTACCGAATGGAAAAGAAACACATTAAAAACCGCCTTCATGTTTCCGGGTATTTTATTCACAATTTTCTTCATCCTAAATGCGATAATTTGGGGTGAAAAATCATCTGGAGCAGTACCATTTGGAACCATGTTTGCTCTTGTTTGTTTATGGTTTGGGATATCGGTACCGTTGGTGTTTGTAGGCAGTTACTTGGGTTTCAAGAAACCCGTAGCTGACGACCCTGTAAAAACAAATAAAATCCCGAGACAAGTTCCGGAACAAGCTTGGTACATGCAACCCATCTTCTCGATCCTAATTGGAGGAATCTTACCTTTTGGAGCGGTCTTTATCGAGCTTTTCTTCATTTTGACCTCCATTTGGTTGAACCAGTTCTACTACATATTCGGGTTTTTGTTCAttgtgtttgtgattttgataatCACGTGTGCGGAAATAACAGTCGTGTTATGTTACTTCCAGTTGTGCAGCGAGGACTACCATTGGTGGTGGCGCGCGTACCTTACTGCAGGTTCATCCGCGTTGTATCTATTCCTCTACTCCATTTTCTACTTCTTTACCAAACTGGAAATTACAAAGTTGGTATCGGGGATTTTGTATTTCGGGTACATGTCGATTGCTTCATATGCCTTCTTTGTGTTGACGGGTACAATCGGGTTTTACGCATGCTTATGGTTTGTGAGGAAGATTTACTCATCTGTGAAGATAGACTGA